GTAATGAGAAGGCTATTTTCTTTGCTAATGGACCGACAATAAATAGTTCCAATACGAAAGCAATGATAAAACATAAAATAAATTGAAAAACCATTACTTTTAGAGAGATTGTGCCAATCAAGTCTTTTGTATATAGATTATAAAATGTCATGAATACGACCATCCCCAAGCACATCATGAAACCAAAGTAAAAATCTTCTTTCTTCGTCGTTGGCAATTCCATCATCCCTTCTGTGTACCTTGGTAATTATATAAATAGTCGAAACCTCCACATAAGTGAACTTTCTGTGAACTTTTTGGCAAACGTTTTCTTTTTTAGAATATAAGAAATAGGCATCGTTCAGCTCAACGATACCTTGGAATGTTGCAGTTCATATCCCTCAATGATCTGCTTTTAAATCTAAGCCAAATCTCTTCAGCTCAATAAAAACACCTTCAAGTCGCTTCCCTTTTTCCGTTAACGAATATTCAACACGCGGGGGAACCTCGGCATATACCTTTCTCTCTAACAGACCGTTATCTTCAAGCTCTTTCAGGCGTAGGGAAAGCGTTTTGGGACTAATCCCCTTCATGGACTTCTGAAGTTGGCTGAATCTCAGTGTTCCTTCGATAAGAAGGTCACGAATGATTAAAAAAGTCCATTTCGTTCCGATCAAATCAAGTGTTTGGGCAATAGGGCACGGCTTGCCGGGTATTCCTTTGGTCAATTCAATAGGTTCTTGGTCGTGCATAGGAACTCCCCCAAAAATTATCTGTTAAATCCAATGATATCACAATAGTTCCTTTAGGGAAACTATATGAATTAAATACCACTACTTCCCTAAATAAACTTACTACATATACAATATCGCTGTAGCAACTAACGTTTTCTCTAATACAAGGAGGTGAAGAGATGAAAAATATACTAATCATTAACGGTCATCAAAAATATGATTCGTCTGAAGGGAAATTGAACCAAACATTGATGGACAATATGGTGCGTCTCTTAAGTGAAGAGAACAAAATCAAAACAACGTCTGTTCAAGATGGCTATACCCCCAGCGAAGAACAAGAAAAATTTTTATGGGCAGATGTAGTCATTTACCAAACCCCCATCTATTGGTTCAGCGTTCCTGGATTATTAAAGACTTATATGGATGAAGTCTATGCTTACGGTGTATTCTTCACAGGTGCTCATGAATATGGAAGCGGCGGTTTATTAACCGACAAGAAATATATGTTCTCCACAACTTGGAATGCTCCGGAAAAAGCTTTTAATGATCCAACTCAATTTTTTAATGGGGCTAGTCTAGAAGCTGCACTCCGTCATTTGCATTCTGCGCATACATTTCTCGGTATGAAGCCCTTGAAAAGCTTTGCATGCTACGATGTTATTAAAAATCCAAATATACCTAAATTTATTGCTGATCTTGATACACATCTACAAGCCGTATTACATGATTAACAAATCCAGATGAATACTAGGAGGGAATCCATTT
The Paenibacillus peoriae DNA segment above includes these coding regions:
- a CDS encoding NAD(P)H-dependent oxidoreductase, with amino-acid sequence MKNILIINGHQKYDSSEGKLNQTLMDNMVRLLSEENKIKTTSVQDGYTPSEEQEKFLWADVVIYQTPIYWFSVPGLLKTYMDEVYAYGVFFTGAHEYGSGGLLTDKKYMFSTTWNAPEKAFNDPTQFFNGASLEAALRHLHSAHTFLGMKPLKSFACYDVIKNPNIPKFIADLDTHLQAVLHD
- a CDS encoding winged helix-turn-helix transcriptional regulator, with product MHDQEPIELTKGIPGKPCPIAQTLDLIGTKWTFLIIRDLLIEGTLRFSQLQKSMKGISPKTLSLRLKELEDNGLLERKVYAEVPPRVEYSLTEKGKRLEGVFIELKRFGLDLKADH